The DNA segment GTCTTTGTCGCCTGTCAAAAGAAAGTCTGCCTTCACTTTAAGACAGAGATTTAAATAGGCATTGTCTTTTTTATCCCTTGAAAGTTCAATGCTTTTTGCAGGGATAACTTCTTTTGAGTCAGAAAGAAGGCTTAAGATTATAGAGCGAAGGCGTCTGATTTTAATACTGTCCAGCTTTTTCTCAAGCGCTTCCATGAGACCAAGCAGTTCCATGCGGATGTCAGGCGAGATATAGACGTCACAGGTTTTTAATGCCTTTAAAAATGCCTTTTTCGGAATGCCTCCGAATAATGCCGAGACAATAACATTCGCGTCAACTATAACTTTAGGCATAGACCTTTTCTCTGACCTTGCCGAGCATTTTCAGAACGTCTGATTCTGTTATCCCGCTGTCTTTAAGCAGTGCCTCAGCCTCTTCAAGCAATGCCTCGGCAACAGCCATCTTGTCCTTGAATGGAATTATCAGCCCGACAGGCTTGCCCCGCCTGGTAATTACAACCTTTTCCCCTCTTTCCACATCATCTCTGAGAAGTTTTGTCGCAGAAGAACTGAACTCGCGGACATTGACAAATTTCATATAAACCACCTCCCTGAATGTTAGTATAATTGTACGAACATTCTTTTGCAAGGAAAGCCTGCGGTTTGTTATGTAAAAATGCAGGATGTGGATTTATTTTTGAATTAAACGGGCGCTGTCCCTATTTTCTTGCCTATTTTCTTGGTTCTCAAGGGCTTCAATTTCAACAATTTGCTTCCGTGAAGAACAGTGATTATTTCCAGATACCCCTCTCTAATCTGATACACTATTCTGTAACCTTTATAAATCAGTTCTCTAACAGAGGGTTCATTAGACTCCGGCACATGCCGCCCCATTTCTGGAAACAATTCCAGATGTTCAACCATCTCAAAAACTCTATCCTTCAACACAGTGGCAAAATAAGGGGAATCTAAAGCGATAAAGTGACAGATTTCTTTCAGGTCAGCAAGCGAATCCTTAGACCATTTTATTTTAGCCATTCTCTCATCATTTCCTTTGCTTCTTCATGGGTATAGAACTGACCTGTTTCTAACTGCTTTTGCCCTTTCAGTATTTTCTGTTTTACATAGAGGGATTCCATTATGTCCTCTAAAGTAGAATTTTCAGGCATGTCTTTTACCAACGATATTACGGACTCTTTAATTGTAGCCATCTATCTCACCTCCTGTTTTTATTATTTTAGCATATTATCTGCCGTTGCCGGCAAAAATGGCTGTCACTATTTTTAAGGCTTGACAGAGCGGCCTTTAATGAGTGACCCCAATTCCTTGTTCAATAACTCCCAATATTTTTCTAAAGTCGCTTTCAAGAGAAGACCTTATTGCCGGATACTGTTTTCGAACAGTGTCCGCGCACTTGCCCCAGACTTTTATCAAATTATCATCATCACTATCTGTCACCTCTAATGGTACGTATGCAGAGTATAATGCATCAACAAGCTCATCAACTTTAGAACATATATTTTCAGTAAAATAAATCCGATGTTTGTCAAAGTAATCTTTAAACTCATATGATTTCTTATCTATCTCTTGAACTCTGTGTGTTTTATCATTTTTATTTTCTTTGTGGAAATCTCTAAGAAAGGCACAAACTGCCCAATGGAACTCATATAGACGACCGTATAACTCCGCAATAATTTGAGCTCTAATTTCGTGTAGTTTGCTAAACCGTATCTGATGTTCAAATGCCATTTTTTCCAAGTTGAGTTTAAACTTCTCCAAGTCCCTATCAATGAAGTTTTTTATCAAAGACCTCGCAAGCCAAGCCACAGCTGTAAATAAGGCTGCAGATCCGCCAATAGAACTTACGATTAATGTTATGATCTCTGACGTTTCCATTTATTTAAGTTATAATGTGGCAGTTAAGTCGCCGCGAAGCGAAGGGAGAACGTGAAATTGAGGGGTGTGAAAAAGTGTTAGCTTTTGAGCAACCCTCTCCAGTGACTAGTTATACGTGTTTATAAATTACGTTTTCCCATGTATAGTTGTTACTTGACCTCAATAACTGTGTCTGCTTCTTTTCTTAATTTGGGCCGGCTTAACTCCACGTCTCCTTCGCCAAGACACATAAACTGAATTTCAACCCTTGGGAAATTCGCTAAAACGTAAGGTGGACTTGATTCATTAGTATTAACTACCTGTAGCTTTTTATTTTGTGACATACAGTATGCATTTGCCTCTCTAAATGCGTCGGCTTTTAGAGATCCCATACCGGTAAAACCTGTTGCTGCCTGACGAGATACCATGTAAGTATCTTGCCCGATTGGAACAACGCCTGAATTTATTGCACAACCAGAAAACGTAAAAATGCCAAATAATAAAATAGCTGCCTTTCTGATACTGTCAAGTCTTTTCTGTAAAATCTCATCAGGGCTTTATTCTCAAGGGTTTTCATAGCTTCAATTATGCCGCAATCCTCTGAATCCTTGATATGCGGATTTTAGCAAGGATTGCCTTTGCTTCTTTGTTCATAATCACTCCATTCCATCTCAGCTCTTTGTTGAGTTGCCAGAAAACCATAGTGAGTGCACGCTCCTCATTCTGAAACCGTCCGATTCCTTTTACCCTTCGCTTCACCTCCTTGAAACTCCTCTCCACTACATTGGTTGTCCGTATTCTGAGCCAATGCTGATAAGGATATTTGTAGTAGGTCAGGCAGCTCTCTATATCTTCGGTGAGACACGCGACCGCTGAAGGATATTTCATGCTCCACTTTTTCTTGAACATCTCCAATGCTTCCTTTGCATGCTCATAGGTTGAGGCATAAAATACCTTCCGCACTGACTCCTTCACCGAGGCCCTATCCTGTTCCAGCACTTTGTCCAGCACGTTTTCAGTCTTGTGTTTTGTGCATCTCTGTTTATCCGATTCAGGGAAGACCTCATCAACTGCCTTGCTGAGCCCCGGACATCCATCTATAACAGTTAGCATCGGCTCGCTCATTCCCCTTCGCACAAGATCCTCCAGAAATCCCTTCCATGCATTGTATGATTCCCGGTTGCCAAGCGATACGCTGACAAGCTCCCGGCTGCCGTCTTCCATAAACGCCCAGGCTACCAGCACTGCCTCTTTCTCTGTCGTGCCGGCTCTCACCCCCAGCCGTATCCCGTCAAGGATGAGATACACAGGTTTCAGTTTTGACAGGTCCCGCTTCTTCCATACATTGAACTCCTCTACAATCCTGCCGCTGATCCGCATAACATTCTGATGGCTTAGCCCCTTTTGCCCTATGAGCTTGCCTACAGCTTTCTTTACCTTCCTCGTCGACAGTCCGTTCATATACAAAAGTGGTATGACCTCCTGTATTTCATCCATCTGTGTGACCCGGGGCGGCAGTATCAGGGAATGAAATGGTCCACCAGCGTTTCTCGCCTGCGGCATCCATAGCCCAATGTCTCCGCTGCCAATCTTTACCGATCTCGGTTTTGACCCGTTCCGACTTCCCTTTGCCGAGACAGTCCTCTCGTAATAGTCCCTGCCGATGTGTGCCGTTATTTCTTCCTCTACTGCCACCTGCAACATCATCCGGGCGCCTATCCTCGTTATTTCCGCTAATGGCGGCGCTTGCCTCAATTCCTCCAGCCCTGCATCAATGACTTTTCTTGCCTTTTTTGTTAAACTTCTCTTCATGGGTATAGTTCTCCTTTCTCCCTTTTAGGGAGTTGTTTATTCCATTGAGAATTATACCCTGTTTTATATTTACAGAATTCATTTTACACTATCGGCCTTTCTCATAAAACCTCCTATGTGTTTAGGCTTGATTTGAAA comes from the Nitrospirota bacterium genome and includes:
- a CDS encoding putative toxin-antitoxin system toxin component, PIN family, with product MPKVIVDANVIVSALFGGIPKKAFLKALKTCDVYISPDIRMELLGLMEALEKKLDSIKIRRLRSIILSLLSDSKEVIPAKSIELSRDKKDNAYLNLCLKVKADFLLTGDKDLLEISPNKLKTSGLNRLKIVSPKVFLSSS
- a CDS encoding type II toxin-antitoxin system Phd/YefM family antitoxin; the encoded protein is MKFVNVREFSSSATKLLRDDVERGEKVVITRRGKPVGLIIPFKDKMAVAEALLEEAEALLKDSGITESDVLKMLGKVREKVYA
- a CDS encoding type II toxin-antitoxin system RelE/ParE family toxin, whose translation is MAKIKWSKDSLADLKEICHFIALDSPYFATVLKDRVFEMVEHLELFPEMGRHVPESNEPSVRELIYKGYRIVYQIREGYLEIITVLHGSKLLKLKPLRTKKIGKKIGTAPV
- a CDS encoding IS256 family transposase, whose product is MKRSLTKKARKVIDAGLEELRQAPPLAEITRIGARMMLQVAVEEEITAHIGRDYYERTVSAKGSRNGSKPRSVKIGSGDIGLWMPQARNAGGPFHSLILPPRVTQMDEIQEVIPLLYMNGLSTRKVKKAVGKLIGQKGLSHQNVMRISGRIVEEFNVWKKRDLSKLKPVYLILDGIRLGVRAGTTEKEAVLVAWAFMEDGSRELVSVSLGNRESYNAWKGFLEDLVRRGMSEPMLTVIDGCPGLSKAVDEVFPESDKQRCTKHKTENVLDKVLEQDRASVKESVRKVFYASTYEHAKEALEMFKKKWSMKYPSAVACLTEDIESCLTYYKYPYQHWLRIRTTNVVERSFKEVKRRVKGIGRFQNEERALTMVFWQLNKELRWNGVIMNKEAKAILAKIRISRIQRIAA